In a genomic window of Pseudoalteromonas xiamenensis:
- a CDS encoding MbnP family copper-binding protein, giving the protein MKRNFLYTFYSSLLSVGLLGCLPNETSVLSIRPVWGNTAAPILLCQSNNSAALNVEQLQFYLSDFYLNGQRLTLVDNGIEQNADVVLVGGDCSQSHWRVEIEGHLPKGILSFTLGVPFELNHRNPLTQASPLNVPEMFWTWQQGHKFLRLDLKQQNEGWEFHLGSIGCQSASVMRSPTQPCVQANRYQYSVELNESHVVEFDLNALLGGLDLTTLPDCMGDPEQQGCKTVMPRLNLPLFRGEHE; this is encoded by the coding sequence TTGAAAAGAAATTTCCTGTATACATTCTATTCATCCTTGTTGAGTGTGGGTCTTTTAGGGTGTTTACCAAATGAAACGTCAGTCCTATCCATTCGCCCAGTTTGGGGAAACACTGCAGCACCAATTTTATTGTGCCAGTCAAATAACTCGGCAGCGCTTAACGTAGAACAACTACAATTTTACCTGTCTGATTTCTATTTAAATGGTCAACGCCTCACTCTTGTTGACAATGGAATAGAGCAGAATGCGGATGTCGTGTTGGTCGGCGGTGATTGCTCACAAAGCCATTGGCGTGTTGAAATTGAAGGGCATCTCCCAAAGGGGATATTGAGTTTTACCTTGGGTGTACCGTTTGAATTAAACCACCGCAACCCATTAACGCAGGCTTCACCGCTGAATGTGCCTGAAATGTTTTGGACATGGCAGCAGGGACACAAATTCTTGCGTTTAGACTTAAAGCAGCAAAATGAAGGTTGGGAATTTCACTTAGGTTCAATTGGGTGTCAGTCGGCAAGCGTCATGCGTTCGCCAACACAACCTTGTGTTCAAGCCAATCGTTATCAGTATTCCGTTGAGTTAAACGAGAGTCATGTTGTGGAGTTTGATCTGAACGCATTACTTGGCGGTCTCGATTTGACTACTTTGCCTGATTGCATGGGCGATCCTGAGCAGCAAGGATGTAA